Proteins encoded by one window of Dehalococcoidales bacterium:
- a CDS encoding NUDIX domain-containing protein — MNREFRISAGAIVIHEAKVLLVRYNDRSGRSYLVGPGGGALINESTSRAAVREVREETGLEISPGKILFVEDMLSLRHRITKIWFLCELVGGKLAGTRGAAEEAIIEAGWYRRDRLDNEVVYPAPLLRYDWGAFYKDNWQTIYLELREVDF; from the coding sequence ATGAACAGGGAGTTCAGGATTTCCGCCGGGGCTATCGTCATACATGAGGCTAAAGTGCTGCTGGTGAGGTATAACGACCGCTCCGGGCGGAGCTACCTGGTGGGGCCGGGCGGCGGCGCGCTGATTAACGAGAGCACCAGCCGGGCCGCGGTAAGAGAAGTGCGGGAAGAGACCGGCCTTGAAATAAGCCCCGGAAAGATACTCTTCGTGGAAGACATGCTTTCACTCAGGCACCGGATTACCAAGATATGGTTCCTCTGTGAACTGGTGGGCGGGAAGCTGGCCGGGACACGGGGCGCGGCGGAAGAAGCCATAATCGAGGCCGGATGGTACCGGAGAGACCGGCTGGATAACGAAGTTGTTTACCCGGCCCCGCTTTTGCGGTATGACTGGGGTGCTTTTTATAAGGATAACTGGCAGACCATCTACCTGGAACTGCGGGAAGTCGACTTTTAG